One Janthinobacterium sp. TB1-E2 genomic region harbors:
- a CDS encoding MFS transporter, with product MDKYTPRTWGPGERPTLPGSPSMPEHSTPKRVAYFIVGLIVALTGGLGNGLVTANLLNLQGSLAAYAYQMQWLPAAYVMTIVSMNLLLVKFRQQFGLRLFTEAFLVLYALVTFAHLYANTLPSAIAVRAAHGMVGGALGVLGLYYTLQAFPARHRLKGVVLGLGFAQLALPLARIFTSELLQIGEWHGLYLFELGLALLALGCVLALKLPPGDRVQTFEPLDFLTFILFAPGVALLCAVLAQGRTAWWMESEWVGVCLACSIVLIAASLAIEHNRARPLLNTRWLTTGKIAKLFLSVLLFRIVLSESTGAVGFLQALGLNTDQMQNLFVVVLLGSVAGLVVSALTINPATLNRSLMFALLLIAAGALIDAHATSQTRPVNMYVSQFLLAFGGTYFLGPTMVAGMGAVIAEPRNLVSFSVMFTMTQNLGGLLGAAIVGTIQTAREKYHSSYLVEHLSMLDPQVAARVQSGAASYGGVLMDPALRSAQGVARLGAVATREANVLAYNDVFLMIAGVAIATLIWMLVSQSWTRITTGARRLVGPVRDAQTAMAIVPITNSEPSNDRK from the coding sequence ATGGACAAGTACACACCTCGCACCTGGGGGCCGGGCGAACGCCCGACCTTGCCCGGGTCGCCATCGATGCCCGAACATTCGACGCCCAAGCGTGTCGCGTATTTCATCGTCGGCCTGATCGTCGCGCTGACGGGGGGACTGGGCAACGGCCTGGTGACGGCCAATTTGCTGAACCTGCAAGGTTCGCTGGCCGCCTATGCCTATCAGATGCAGTGGCTGCCGGCCGCCTATGTGATGACCATCGTTTCCATGAATCTGCTGCTGGTGAAGTTCCGCCAGCAGTTCGGCCTGCGCCTGTTTACGGAAGCGTTCCTGGTGCTGTATGCGCTGGTGACGTTCGCCCACTTGTATGCCAATACCTTGCCGTCGGCGATTGCCGTGCGCGCCGCGCATGGCATGGTGGGCGGCGCGCTTGGGGTGCTGGGGCTGTACTACACCTTGCAGGCGTTTCCCGCACGGCACCGCCTGAAGGGCGTGGTACTGGGCCTGGGTTTTGCCCAGCTGGCGCTGCCCCTGGCGCGCATCTTCACCTCCGAACTGCTGCAGATCGGCGAATGGCACGGCTTGTACCTGTTCGAACTGGGACTGGCCCTGCTGGCGCTGGGCTGCGTGCTGGCCCTGAAACTGCCGCCCGGCGACCGGGTGCAGACGTTCGAGCCGCTCGATTTCCTCACCTTCATCCTGTTCGCACCCGGCGTGGCCCTGCTGTGCGCCGTGCTGGCTCAGGGGCGCACGGCGTGGTGGATGGAGTCGGAGTGGGTGGGCGTGTGCCTGGCGTGCTCCATCGTGCTGATCGCCGCCTCGCTGGCCATCGAGCATAACCGCGCGCGCCCGCTGCTCAACACGCGCTGGCTCACGACGGGCAAGATCGCCAAGCTGTTTTTATCGGTGCTGCTGTTTCGCATCGTGCTGTCCGAATCGACGGGCGCCGTCGGCTTTCTGCAGGCGCTGGGCCTGAACACGGACCAGATGCAGAACCTGTTCGTCGTGGTGCTGCTGGGCAGCGTGGCGGGCCTGGTGGTCAGCGCGCTGACGATCAATCCGGCGACCTTGAACCGCTCGCTGATGTTCGCGCTGCTGCTGATCGCCGCCGGCGCCCTGATCGACGCGCACGCCACCAGCCAGACGCGCCCCGTCAACATGTATGTGAGCCAGTTCCTGCTGGCCTTTGGCGGCACGTATTTCCTCGGTCCCACCATGGTGGCCGGCATGGGCGCCGTGATTGCCGAACCGCGCAACCTGGTGAGCTTTTCCGTGATGTTTACCATGACGCAGAACCTGGGCGGCCTGCTCGGTGCGGCCATCGTCGGCACCATCCAGACGGCGCGCGAAAAATACCATTCCAGCTACCTGGTCGAGCACCTGAGCATGCTGGATCCGCAGGTGGCTGCGCGCGTGCAGTCGGGCGCCGCAAGCTATGGCGGCGTACTGATGGACCCTGCGTTGCGCAGCGCCCAGGGCGTGGCGCGCCTGGGCGCCGTCGCCACGCGCGAAGCCAATGTGCTGGCCTATAACGACGTTTTTTTGATGATCGCCGGCGTTGCCATCGCCACCCTGATCTGGATGCTGGTCAGCCAGTCCTGGACCCGCATCACCACCGGCGCGCGCCGCCTGGTCGGGCCCGTGCGCGATGCGCAGACGGCCATGGCCATCGTCCCCATTACCAATTCGGAACCGAGCAATGACAGAAAATAA
- a CDS encoding HlyD family secretion protein yields the protein MTENNTPPPAPTTPAAATTPAPTTSTAQPDRRHQWLSALAFAAVALVGVLIVLYAWRLPPFTSPIVTTENATVRGQVTIIGTQLSGYVVEVTVQDFMDVKEGQLLVRIDDRIYQQRYEQAQAQLAAQQAALSNWAQQKASAQAGISVSEAVMANAEAQARKASADLNRVEQLVADGSLSQREHDQSRATQAQMAAALAQARANLDIAQQSVHSVVVNKQALEAAVANAQAAVKAAKIDLDNTRIVAPSDGQLGQVTVRQGAYVNSGAQLMALVPRQMWVIANFKETQMNGVQEGQSATFHVDALDGAVLTGQVERISPATGSEFSVLPADNATGNYLKIAQRIPVRIRIDPGQANARRLVPGMSVVVSVDTSAVLNDSADNPAPPPPPKKAKP from the coding sequence ATGACAGAAAATAATACTCCGCCACCAGCACCGACAACGCCCGCAGCCGCGACCACGCCGGCGCCAACCACTTCCACGGCGCAGCCGGACCGGCGCCACCAGTGGCTGTCCGCGCTGGCCTTTGCCGCCGTGGCCCTGGTGGGCGTGCTGATCGTGCTGTACGCGTGGCGTCTGCCGCCGTTCACGAGTCCCATCGTGACGACGGAAAACGCCACCGTGCGCGGACAGGTGACCATCATCGGCACACAGCTGTCGGGCTATGTGGTGGAAGTGACGGTGCAGGATTTCATGGACGTCAAGGAAGGCCAGCTGCTGGTGCGTATCGACGACCGCATCTACCAGCAGCGCTACGAGCAGGCGCAGGCCCAGCTGGCCGCGCAGCAGGCGGCGCTGTCGAACTGGGCGCAGCAAAAGGCCAGCGCACAGGCGGGCATTTCCGTCAGCGAGGCCGTGATGGCGAATGCGGAAGCGCAGGCGCGCAAGGCCAGCGCCGACCTCAATCGCGTGGAACAGCTGGTGGCCGATGGCTCGCTGTCGCAGCGCGAACATGACCAGTCGCGCGCCACGCAGGCGCAGATGGCGGCGGCGCTGGCGCAGGCGCGCGCCAATCTCGACATCGCCCAGCAAAGCGTGCATAGCGTGGTGGTCAACAAACAGGCGCTGGAAGCGGCCGTGGCCAATGCGCAGGCGGCCGTCAAGGCGGCCAAGATCGACCTCGATAACACGCGCATCGTGGCGCCATCCGATGGCCAACTGGGCCAGGTGACGGTGCGCCAGGGCGCATACGTGAATTCGGGCGCGCAGCTGATGGCGCTGGTGCCGCGACAGATGTGGGTGATCGCCAATTTCAAGGAAACGCAGATGAACGGCGTGCAGGAAGGGCAAAGCGCCACTTTCCACGTCGACGCGCTCGACGGCGCCGTGCTGACGGGCCAGGTGGAGCGCATTTCGCCGGCCACCGGTTCCGAGTTTTCCGTGCTGCCGGCCGATAACGCGACGGGCAACTACCTTAAAATCGCCCAGCGCATTCCCGTGCGCATCCGCATCGATCCGGGGCAGGCGAATGCGCGCCGGCTCGTGCCCGGCATGTCGGTGGTGGTCAGCGTCGATACGTCTGCCGTGCTGAACGACTCGGCGGACAATCCGGCGCCGCCACCGCCGCCGAAGAAGGCCAAGCCATGA